AGCCTTTCGTTCAATGCGCCGCGATTACTTCGATGGGATCCGCTGCGTTCTCTGCGCGGCGGATGCGCGGCAACAACAGCTGAATCCAGCCGAGCGCGAGCAGATAGGAAACGCTCGCGAACAGGAACAACGGCAGGTAGCCGAGCCCCGCCGCCAGCACCGCGCCGGCGATCTTGGCGATCGCCATCCCGCCAAGGTTGCCGCAGAACGCGCCGAACGCCGTGACCCGGCCGACCTTCGCGCGCGGGGTGACGTCGGCGATCACTGCGAACAGCGTGGTCGAAAAGGCCTGGTGCCCGGCCATGGTCAGCGCGAGGATCAGCGTCGCGCTCCACAGATCGCCGGAATAGAGCGCGAGCGGCACCGGCAGCACCACCAGCCCGGCGACCAGCATCGTGCCCTTGCGGACGCGGTCGAGATTGCGCCCGCGGACCAGCAACCGGCTGGCCAACGTTCCCGCGATCAGCGCGCCGATCGCCGCGCCGGTGTAGGCGATCGCCAGTGGCGGCCCCAGCTGGGTGCCGGTCAGCCCGAACTGGCGATGGAAGAAATCAGGCATCCAGAACAGCATCAGCCACCAGGTCGAATCCGACAGCACCTTGGCGAACGCGATCGCCCAGGTGCGGCGTTCCCGCAGGATCGGGCCATAGACCGTGTCGGCGGCCGCAGCCGGCTCGCCGCTGCCGTCGGCGAACTTCACGCCGCGGACGACGATAAGCCACACCCCGGCCCAGATCACGCCGACCAGTCCCGCGATCACGAACGCCGCGCGCCAGCCATAGACTGCCGCCAGCAGCGGAATCAGCAATGGCGCGACGATGCCGCCAATGCTGCCGACTGCGTTGGAGATGCCATATCCGGTCGATCGCAGATGCGGCGGGAACACCGCGGCGATCGTCTTGATCCCGCTCGGCGTGCCCATCGCTTCGGTCGCGCCCAGCGCGGCGCGGACAAAGGTGAACTGGCCCATGGTGACTGCCCAGGCATGGCCGATCGCGGCGAGGCTCCAGGTGAAGACGCCCAGCGGGTTGGCCCATTTCACTCCGGCCTTGTCGACGATCCAACCGGTGAACAGGAACGCGACCGCGGCCGATCCCTGAAACCAGGCGGCGAGCGTGCCATAGTCATTGTCGCTCCAGCCCAGGTCCGCCGAGATCACCGGCTTGAGCACGGCGATGATCTGCCGATCGACCAGATTGAGGATGCCGGCAACGAGCACCAGCCCAAACAGCACCCAGCGGCGTGCGGGAGACAGGTTCATGCGAACGTCACCTGGCGTCCGCCCTGGACGAGCGGGATGGCGTTGCGGCGCAGCTGCCGCGTGCCCGGATTGAGCATCGCCTCGGCGGTATATTGGGCGAGATAGACTCGCCGCGCGCGATCGGTCCGGTTGGCGCCGGTCGCGTGCAGCGTGCGGCTGGAAAAGGCGACGACGCTGCCCGCGGGCGCCTCGATCGCGACCGCATCGCCTTCGTCGACATCGACCGCTAGATCGTTGCTCGCCGCGCGCCGCGCATGGGGCAGGATTCCTGCGCGGTGACTGCCGGGGACGACGCGCACCGTGCCGTTATCGAGCGTGGCGTCGTCGAGGGGGCACCAGCAGGTGAGATAGGGCAAGTGATCAGACGGGCCGCCATTGCCGACGACATAGCCCGAATCCTGGTGCCAGCTGAACGGCAGCCCGCCCTCCGGCCCCTTCACGACATATTGATCGAAGAAGAAATAGGCGGTGTCGCCCAGCGTCGCGCGGCAGATATTCGCCATTGCCTCGCTGAACAGCATGCGGCGCAGCGCAGGCTGCTCGCGCTGGCATTCATTGGCGAAATAGCGCTTTCCGCGATGGCTTATCCCGAGCGTATCGACGCCCGCCGCGTCCATCCGCGCATCCTCACGCGTGACGAAGCCGTCGCATTGCTCGCGCAGCAGATTGAGCAGATCGCCGGTCAGGACGCCCTCGAAAACGGCAAATCCCTGCTCCGCGAACTGGGACGACTGGCGCTGATAGCTCATCCCGCGATGCTAGGCGGCCCAGGCCCGCGTGCCCAATCAAGAAAATCTATCAACTCCCACCAGATAGATGGAGATTGATCTGCGCGCGCCGTCAGCCAAGCGGCCGGTGATCGAGCCGCGGCAATACGTGACGCGCGAACAGATCGGCCTCGGCTGCATGGGGATAGCCCGACAGGATAAACGCCTCGATTCCCTCGGCGCGATACGCTTCCAGCTTGGCGAGTACCTGATCTGGATCGCCGACGATCGCCGCGCCGCAGCCCGATCGCGCGCGGCCGATACCAGTCCACAGATTGTCCTCGATATATTCGCCGCCCGAGGCTTCGCGCAGCTCGGCTTGGCGGCGCACGCCTGCCGACCCGCTGTCGAGCGAGTTGGCACGGATCTTCGCGCCGGTGTCGCCGTCCAGCCGCGAGATCAATCGGTCGGCAGCGGCACGCGCAGCCTCTTCCGTCTCGCGTACGACCACATGTACGCGGTAGCCGAAGCGCAGACTGCGCCCTTCCCGCTCCGCCCGCTCGCGCAGGTCGGCGATGATCGCGCGCATGCCGGGCAGCGTATCGGGCCACATCAGATAGACGTCGGCGCCTTTGGCGGCCGCATCGCGCGCCGGGTCCGACAATCCGCCGAAATAGAATTGCGGAGCGCGGCCCGAAACGGTGCCGATCCGCGGCGGCTTGAGCTTGAGCTTCCAGAACTCGCCTTCGTGATCAAGCGCCTCGCCGTTCAGCAATGTGCGCAGGATCGACATTGCCTCGACCGTCCGCGCGTATCGCGGCGCGCTCTCCAGCACCTCGCCCGGCAAGTCGCTGGAGATGATGTTCACGGCGAGCCGCCCGCCCAGCATCTGGTCGATCGTGGCGATCTGGCGCGCCAGTTGAGGTGGCCAGCTCTCGCCGATCCGCACGGCCATCAGCAACCGGATGCGCTTGACCCAGGTCGCGATCGCGGCAGCAAAGGCAGTCGTGTCGATCCCCAGCGCATAGCCCGACGGGAGCAGGACATTGTCGAAGCCCAGCGAATCGGCCTGGAGCACGATGTCGCGGCAATGCTCCCAGCTAGATTGCAGCCGCGTATCGGGGACACCGAGAAACTCATAGTCGTCGTCGCACAGCGCCGAAAACCAGCTCACTTCGCAAGGAGGCAGGGACAAATCGTCCTCGTTCAAAGTTGGACGCTTGGGCCGCACAAGCTTTTCGATCTTGTGGGGTCCGGGCGTTCGGGTGACAGGCCGGTCTCCTCTCCCTTGGCACAGGCAGCATGACTGAGACAATCCGCTACGGGCTGGTCGGAACCGGCATGATGGGCTGCGAGCATATCCGCAACATCCGGCTGATCCCCGGCGCACGCATCACTGCGATCGCCGATCCGGTCGAGGCGTCGCTCGGCTGGGCGGACGCCTCGCTGGGCGACGAGCGGCCCGCGCGCTTCCGCAGCGCGGGGGAGCTGGCAGAACGCGGCGAGATCGACGCCGTGATCATCGCCTCGCCCAACAACACGCATCGCGACGTGCTCGCGCCGCTGTTCGAACGCGGCATTGCGATCCTTTGCGAAAAGCCGCTCGCGACGACGCTTCCGGACGCGCGCTGGATCGTCGAACAGGCCGAACGCCACGCCGCGCCGTTCTGGACAGGCATGGAATATCGCTACATGCCGCCGGTCGCCGAGTTCGTCCGCCAGGTGCATGGCGGTCGCATTGGCGCGCTGCACATGGTGTCGATGCGCGAGCACCGCTTCCCCTTCCTGCCCAAGGTCGGCGACTGGAATCGCTTCGCGCGCAATACTGGCGGTACGATGGTCGAAAAATGCTGCCATTTCTTCGATCTGATGCGCCTTATCACCCGGAGCGAGGCCGTGCGCGTCTATTGTTCGGGCGCGATCGACGTGAACCACCGGGACGAGCGCTATGGCGGCGAGAGTCCCGATATCATCGACAATAGCTTCACCGTGGTCGATTTCGCCGACGGCACGCGCGCGATGCTCGATCTGTGCATGTTCGCCGAGGGTGTCGAGCACCAGGAAGAAATCTCGGTGACGGGGGACAAGGCGCGGCTCGACGTGCTGGTCCCGCCGGGCGACCTGATCTTCTCGCCGCGCGTCCCCTTCCGCGCCGCCAAGCAAGTCGAGCGCACGCCCGTAGCGGTAGATGAAGTCGCCATGGCGGCGGGCTCGCACCACGGCGCGACCTTCCACCAGCATGAAGCATTTGCCCGTGCAGTGCGGGGCGACGGGCCGGTCGAAGTGACTGCGCTGGACGGGCTGCGCGCCGTCGCGATCGGCACCGCCGCCGAGATCAGCGCACGCGAAAGGCGCGTGGTGACGCTGGCCGAACTCGACGCGCTGTAAGGGACAGCCCAGCACAGGAGATCACGGCAAGGTCGCAAGCTGGCTCGAAGACTATGCCGTCGCCTTTACGCCCAGCTCCGCCGGGGCGAACATCGGCACGCCGCCGATCCACGTCACGCAGGGCGCCAGGTCCGCGTCGAGGACTACCCAGTCGGCACGCTTGCCCGGCGCCAGCGTACCATGAGTCGCGGAGAGGCCGAGGAATGCCGCCGCGGATTCGCTAGACATGCGCACAACCTCGGCGGGCGCCAGCCCCGTGATCGAAACCGTGTTGCGGAACGCCGCTGCCATGTCGAGGTCCGAGCCGGCGAGCGTGCCGTCCTCATAGGTGCACACGCCGTCGCGCACTTGGATGCGCTTGCCTTGCAGCACGAAAGCAGCCTGGTCGGTCCCGACGCTGGGCATCGCGTCGGTCACCAGCATGATGCGGTCCACCCCCTTGGCGCGGATCGCAATGCGCACCGTCGCAGGGTGGAGATGCGCATTATCGACGATCAGCCCGCACCATGTGCCCGGCAGGTCGAGCGCCGCGCCGACGGCGCCGGGCGCGCGGTGCGTGAGCGGCGACATCGCGTTGAACAAATGGGTGAAGCCGGTCACGCCTGCGTCCACCGCCGTGCGCACTTCGTCGTAGGTGGCGTTGGTATGCCCCGCGCAGACAAGGACGCCGTGGCGAACCAGCGTCCGCAGAAACGCTGGCGCGACCATCTCGGGTGCGACGGTCAGCACCACGCGCCCTGCCCGCGGCCTGCACAGCAGTTCGACCATGGCCGCGTCGATCGGGACGATCCGGTCGGCCTCGTGGATGCCGCGCTTGGCGGCATTGATGAACGGGCCCTCGATATGGACGCCGACGACGCCCGGTACGCCCGCCGCGATCGCGGCATCGGCGGCGTCCAGCGCGGCCGCGATCCGCTCCGAAGAATCGCTGATCAGCGTCGGCAGGAAGGCAGTGGTGCCGAAGCGGCCATGCGCGGCGCCGATCGCCGCGATCGCGTCGACGCTGATGTCATCGTTGAACAACACGCCACCGCCGCCATTGACCTGAACGTCGATGAAGCCCGGGACCAGCCACCCGCCGTCGAGATCGATATCGAGCTCGCCGGACACACCCGGCTCGATCGCGGAAATCCTGCCATCAACGATTGCGATGGTCGCGGCATCCAGCACGGTACGACCGGCCACCACATTGCCGTTAGCAACGCTGATCTTCATTTCGTGCAAGTCACTCTGTTGAGGGAGGGCTTCTTTGCACGATCAAGCGCCCGCGCGACCGGAACGGGGTCGACCGCTGCCCCGCGCGGCCTGCATGCGCTGTCGATCCTCACGTGGCGGAGCCCCTTTCCGTACGGACATTCAGCCCGCCCGAACCATGGAATGGCGTAGAATGTATTTAAAAATGGCACAATAGGTATCTTAAAGGTACTATCAGCCTCGCATCAGATCCGGATGATCCACTGCCGCCGCCGCAGATAATCGACGCAGACGAAAATCAGCGCGATGTACAACACCACCGGCACCAGCGCCGCAGCGGGATCACCGAGCGGTCCGCGCAGCGCCCGAAACGGCACCAGCATCAGGTCCCAGGTCGGCACCATCGCAGTGAATTCGTGCAGGGCATAGGCGGCGATGGCATTGATGCCGAACGCAGTGCCGAAAATAACGAACGCCCGCGTCGCGCCGCGCAGTTCCCGGTCGCGGTCCAGCCAGGCATGGAGCCCCGCCAGCGCCAGCGTAGTGAGCCCGCAGGTCACTAATACGAAGCTGCTCGACCAGATGTCCTTGACGACAGGGAAGACGAAGCCCCAGGCGATTCCCCCGACCAGCATACCCCCGCCCGCCAGCGCCAGTGTCCGCGCCGAACCGGCGGAACGCCGCAGCAGATATTCGCCGATCGCGACGCCGATCAGCCCGTGCGCGATGGCCGGAAGCGTGCCGAGCAGCCCTTCCGGATCATAGCCCTCGGGCCCCTTCACATAATTATGGCCGCCGCCGCCCAGCAGCACCCGATCGAACGACGCTACGAAATTATGTCCACGCACCCAGATGTCATTGGGCAGGCCGTCCAGCGCCGGCAGCAGCGTCAACGGCCAGTAGAGCACCAGGATCGCGGCAAGGATCGCCAGGCGCACCTTGGGGCTGCAGGCGAGGAACAGCAGCGCACAGGCAGCATAGACCATGCCGATCCGCTGGAGGACGCCGAACAGGCGCCACGTTCCCGAAGACGAATCGGCGAACCAGTACAGATTGGAGATGATGAACCCGAGCAGGAACAGCCGCGCCGCACGCCACAGGATCGCGTTCTTGTCCGCCGGCTCGCCCCCTTGCTTGGTCCGGCCAAGCGCCAGCGGAATGGCGACGCCGACCATCATCAGGAAGCCGGGGAAGACAAGGTCGGCGAGCGCGAGTCCATCCCACGACGCATGCAGCAGAAGCGGGAACACCTGCGCCTCCGCACCATATTTCATCGCCGCAGTCGAATTGACCAGGATCATGCCGACTACGGTAAGCCCGCGCAGGACATCCAGCGAGAGCAACCGCTGCCGCCCGGTGCCCGATATGTTCGCTTTCCCGCCCATCGTCGCCCCTCCAGTTTGCCTCGTCGACCCGTATAGACACTGTCGCAGATATGTAGTCTATTGGTCATGCGTTAAGTCGGATTGGTATTATCGACGGCGCCAGGGGACAAGCCGCAAACGACGGCGACAAGGGGAAACAGGGCATGGCACGCAAGGGGTCACTTGGATCGTTCGTAAGCAAGAAACTGCGCGAAACCGCCTGTTGCGCGGCGATATCCGCCGCGATGGTCGCACCGGCCTGGGCACAGGAAGCACAGACTGCCGACTCCGAAGACGACATCGTCGTCACCGGCCTGCGCGAAAACCTCGATTCGGCGCAGAACCGCAAGCGTAACTCTGACACGGTGGTCGATTCGATCACGGCCGAGGACATCGGCTCCTTCCCCGACAAGTCGGTCGCCGAGGCGCTCCAGCGCGTTCCCGGCATCACCGTCGTGCGCTTCGCCGGCACCGACGACACCTCGCACTTCTCCGCCGAACCCTCCGGCGTCATCGTCCGCGGCCTTCCCCAGGTTCGCTCGGAGTTCAACGGCCGCGACACCTTCTCGGCAAACAGCTCGCGCGGACTCAGCTGGCAGGACATCTCCCCCGAGCTGCTCACCGGAATCGATACCTATAAGAACCAGACGGCGGACCTGATCGAAGGCGGCATCGCCGGATCGATCAATTTGCGTACGCGCCTTCCGTTCGATTCCGAGAAGGACGTGATCTCACTCGGCGTAATCGGCAATTACGGCGACATCGCCGGCAAGATCACCCCTGAACTCTCGGGCGTGATCACCAAGCGCTGGAACACCGGCGCGGGCGAATTCGGCGCGATGCTCAACCTTGCCTACAGTCACGTGAAGACAGCGAGCCAGGGCATTCAATATGATCGCATCGCGATCTTCGCGCCGGGCACGTTCGGCACCGACACGACGTACATCCCCAACGGCATCTACATGCGCGACAATTTGTACGACCGTAAGCGCATCGGCATCTCAGGGGCGCTGCAATGGCGTTCGGAGGACGGCTCGAAGGAGCTGACCGCCCAATATACGCGCTCGCAATACAAGAACAGCTGGCGCGAATATGCGATCTATTCCTCTGGCGCGAGCGCGCTCGAGCTCTACGGCCGTCCCACGGACTATGTGTTCAGCGATGCCAGCCTGATCCAGCCGCTCCAGGGGACTGCCCCCTTCACCTTCGACGATGACGGCAATTTCACCTCGGGCTCGTGGTCCGCGCCGCGCCCCTATGTCGGCGAAGGCAATGAGAATCTCGGGCTCGGCGTCAATTCGAGCGGCCAGGCATTCTTCAACCGTTGCTATTCCTGGGAAGGCTGCACCAATCCGCAGCGCGCGCCACAGCTCGACACTGCCGCGAACGCACTGAAGAACAAGCAGTACACCCAGGATTTCGCACTGAACTTCAAATGGGACGCCTCGGAGCGCATCCACCTGAATTTCGATGCGCAATATGTCGATTCAGAGGTTCACAACTACAATGCCTCGGTCACCGCTCGGACCTATGCGAACACTTTCGTCGATGCGACAGGCAAGTATCCGACGTTGCAGATCAATCCGGCGGTGGCGGACAACATCAATCTGTCGGCAGGCGGGATCACCAACCCCAACAACTACTATTACTACGCGATCACCGATCACACCGAGGATAGCGACGGCCATGAACTCGCGCTCCGCGCCGATGTCGAATATGATATCGATTCGACCTGGCTCAGCTCGCTCAAGCTCGGCGCCCGCTATGCCGATCGCGACCAGACGGTGCGCTGGGGCGCCTATAACTGGGCGAACATCGCCAATACCTGGACCTATACCCAGGCGCCCTATTTCAACACGGACCGCCCGGTATATCCCGCCGGCAATACCACGAACTTCACCTTCGGGTCGGACTTCTTCAACGGCAATCAGATCGACAGTCGCGAATTCGTGTTCTTCAACATGGACAAGCTGGAGAACCGCGAAACGCTGGGCGCCGCGCTCGGCCGTCCCACCATCGGCGTCGGCGATTATTATCCGGTCTGCTCGAATGCGGGCTACCGGGCCGGCGAGACGATCGAAGGCGATTATGGCTGCTATCTGCCCGGCGACATCCTCAAGCTGAGCGAGACCACTGCAGCGGGCTATGCGATGCTCAAATTCGGCGGCCGCGAGGCGCAGATCGGCGGCGTCGGGGTTTCGGGCAATGTCGGAGGTCGCCTGATCTTCACGGTGAACGAGACCGCGGGCTCGCTGAGCTATGCCACGCCGTTCACTGCCAACCAGCTCTTGTGCGAGCGCGGCACCAATCCGGATACCGGCCTGCCCACTGCCAGTGCAGGATGCGTCACCACACCTGCCGAGATCGCCTTCAGCACCGGCGGCAGCGTCGCGAACACCGCGCGTGAGGACCATGTCCACTTCCTGCCGAGCTTCAACCTCAAGCTCGACTGGACCGACAAGCTGCTCAGCCGCGTCGCATATTCCAGGGCGATCTCGCGGCCCGATGTCGGCCTGTTGCGCAACTTCACGACGATCACCCGGCTGTCGCCGAGCCTCACCGATCGTTCGAACCCGGACATCGTCTTCGGTCCCGATGGCCAGACGATCGTGGGGTATAACTGGAGCTATCGCGGCCAGGCGGGCAACCCGCGGCTCAAGCCGATCGAGGCCGATCAGTTCGACCTGACTCTGGAATATTACTTCGCGCGCGCCGGATCGTTCACTGCGACCGGTTTCTACAAGAAGTTCAACAACTACATCCAGTCGGGCACCTACAATCTCGGCGTCACGAATAACGGCGTGACACGAAATGTGCTGGTAACCGGCCCGATGAACGGCGACGGCGCGTCGATCAAGGGTGCCGAATTCGCCTTCCAGAGCTTCTTCGACTTCCTGCCGGGATTGCTCAGCGGCTTCGGCATCCAGGCGAACTACACCTATGTCTCGAACAACGGCATCGAGACGATCAACCTGACCAACGAGACCGCAGGCGGAACCGCGGGCGGCGGCGTCAGCTATGACGCCACTGCCGTGAAAGCCAAGGCACTCGAAGGCATTTCCGAGCACAGCTACAACCTTGTCGGCATGTACGAAAAGGGGCCGATTTCGGCACGCGTCGCGTATAACTGGCGCTCGAAATACCTGGTGACCGCGATCGATTGCTGCGTCGGCCTGCCGATCTGGCAGGATGCCACGGGGTATCTCGATGCGTCGATCCGCTGGCGGCTTACCCCGCAGTTCGAATTGAGCCTGCAGGGCAGCAACCTGCTGGGCACCGACACGATCCTGTATCAGCAGGTGGACAATACGGGGCTGCTCAAACCCAATGCCTGGTTCAAGAACGACCGGCGCATCCAGGCCGGCATCCGGTTCACGATGTGATCCGCCCCGGGGGCCGGCCGTGGCTGGCCCCCGCCGGCACATTTGCTAGAACCGGGTAATGGCGGGACCCTTCCGGATCGTAATCGTCGGCGGCGGCACGGCGGGCTGGATGTGCGCGGCGGCGTGCGCCAGCAAGCTCGATCCCGCGCGGTACGACGTTCGGCAGATCGAATCCGAGGAGATCGGCACGGTAGGCGTCGGCGAAGCGACGCTGCCGCAGATGAAGGACTTCAACGACTTCCTCGGCATCGACGAAGCCGAATTCATGGCGGCGACCCAGGCGACCTTCAAGCTGGGCATCGAGTTCGTCGACTGGGGACAGATCGGCAACCGCTATATCCACCCCTTCGGCAATTTCGGCCGCCCGATCGGCGAAGCCGAGTTCTTCCACTATTGGCTGCGCGCGCGAGAGACCGCCGGGCCGCTGTCCGACTATTGCCTGCCGATCGTCATGGCATGGCAGAACCGCTTCGGCTTCGCGGCGAGCGACCCCGCGGATCCCAGATCCGCGTTCTCGCACGCCTATCATCTCGATGCCTCGCTCTACGCGCGTTATCTGCGCGGCTGGGCCGAGGCACGCGGGCTCAAGCGGATCGAAGGCAAGATCACCCAAGTCGCGCAACATCCCGAAAGCGGCGATATCGCATCGGTGACGCTCGAAGCGGGCGATGTCGTCCAGGGCGACCTGTTCGTCGATTGCTCGGGCTTTCGCGGCCTGCTCATCGAACAGACGCTCGCAACCGGGATCGAGGATTGGTCGCATTGGCTCCCCTGCGACCGGGCGATGGCGGTGCCGTGCGAGCGCGCCGGTGCGCTGACGCCCTATACGCGCTCGACTGCAGTCGAAGCCGGCTGGCAATGGCGGATCCCGCTCCAGCACCGCACCGGCAACGGCTATGTCTATGCCAGTGCCTTCCTGTCCGACGACGAGGCAGCGACGCTGCTGCTGTCGCGGCTCGATGGTGCGCCCCTGGCCGATCCGCGGCCGCTTAGGTTCAAGGCATGCAAGCGGCGCAAGGCGTGGAACCATAATATTATCGCGATGGGCCTCGCCGGTGGATTCCTCGAGCCGCTGGAGTCCACCAGCATCTATCTCGTCCAGATGGCCGTCGCCTTCCTGCTGACGCTGCTGCCCGATCGGCGCGGCATCGATCCTGCGCTCGCAGCCGAGTATAATCGCGTGATGGATGTCGAATATGACCGCATCCGCGACTTCCTCATTCTACACTATCACGCCACCGAGCGGGACGATGCCGAAATCTGGCGATATTGCCGCGCTATGCCGATCCCGGACAGCCTTGCCGACAAGATCGAGCGTTTCCGGCATCGCGGACACATCCGCGAATATCGAGACGGGCTGTTCGGACCGCCGAGCTGGCAGGCGGTGTTCATCGGCCAGGGCGTCGAGCCCGCAGCGCATGACGTCATCGCCGACCTGATACCCGACGCAGTGCTCGCCAAACGCATGCACGAACTACGCGCGGTGATCGCCTCCGCGGCAGGTGCGATGCCCGATCATACCGCCATGGTGACGCGCTATTGCCCAGCCGGACCCGCCGCATGAAGCTTCGCCGCGTCGTCGTCATCGGCCATGGCATCGCGCCGGCAATGGCGGCGATCGCGCTGCGCCGCGCCTTTGGCAGCGACGGGATGGAAGTCGAGTGGATCGAGACTCCCGGCGAGGTAGCGGCACATCAGGTCGTGGCGTCCCTGCCGAACCTGCGCGCCTTCCATACGCTGCTCGGCCTGAGCGAGGCCGAAGTGCTGCGCGCCGGTCGCGGTACGCTGACGCTGGGCCGGCAATATCTCGGCTTTGGCGGCGGTGAGAACGACTTCCTGCACTGCTACGGTCCCGTCGGTCGCCCGGTCGCCACGCAACCGTTCATGCAATTCTGGATCAAGGCGCGGCAGGCGGGTCTGCCGGCGCAGTTCGAGCATTTCAGCCGCGAGGCCGTCGCGGCGCGCAGCGGGCGTATTCGTACCGCCGATGCGCCGGGGGTATCGGCGACGGCCTATGGCTACCACCTAGACGCGGCGGGTTATGCGGCGCTGCTGCGGGCGCAGGCTGTGCGATCGGGCGTGACGATCACCCCCGATCGCTCTCCGGCCGCGGTCATCGGGCGTAGGGCGGTCTCCGCGATCCGGCTGTCCGACGGTCGTTCGGTGGCGGGAGATCTCTATGTTGATGCCAGCGAAGCGCAGGCAGTGCGGTCCGCGTTCGGCGATAGCGGTCTCGCCGATGCCTCGATTTCGAGCTGCAACCGGCTGATGCTGGCGTCGGGCCCCCCGCTTCGCCCGCTGCCGCTCTACGGCCGCGTCGTCGCCCATCATGCTGGCTGGTCGGCGCTTATGCCGTTGCAGGATCGCACCGCTGTCGTCGTTTGCTATGACAGCGCCGAGATGGCCGACGACGAAGCCAGGACGCTGCTTGGCGTGCCACTCGTTGCGGAACCGCTGTTCTTGCCGCTGACTGCCAGCGAAAACCTGCGTCCTTGGGCAGGCAATGTCGTGGCGCTCGCCAGCGATTCCGAGCCGCTGGCAGCAACCGGTCTCCACCGGCTCCAGATCGCGATCACGCACCTCGTCGCGCTGTTCCCGGTCCGCAGCGATGCGATGCCCGAGGCGGACATCTACAACGAGGAACTCGCCGCCTGGCACGCGCGGCTGCGGGACTTCGAGGCCGTGCGTTACGCGCTCAACCTGCGCGACGAGCCCTTCTGGGGCGCCGCTCGCGCCCGTCCGCGCTCCGCCCAGCTCGATGCCAGGATCGGCCTGTTTGGCGCCCGCGGCATGATCAGCGAATATAATCAGGAAAGCTTCGCGCCGGACGAATGGCAGGCCTGCCTGCTTGGTCACGGCCTGATGCCGCGATCCTATGATTCCCAGATCGACAGAGTCGACGAGCAGCACGCAATGGCGGACTTCCGCGATCAGCTCCTCGCGATCCGCGCGGACGTAACCGCGATGGACACACACGAAGCCGCGCTGGCGAAGGCGCTGTCGCAATGACGGTGCCCGGCATCCGAGACATCGTGATCGTCGGCGGCGGAACGGCGGGCTGGATGTGCGCAGCGGCGCTCGCCCACACGCTGGGCGGCACCGACCATCGCATCACGCTGATCGAATCCGACGCGATCGGCATCGTAGGCGTCGGCGAGGCGACCGTGCCCTCGATCCGCGAATTCAATCGGCTGCTGCGGATCGACGAAGACGAGTTCCTCCGCGCCACCAAGGGCAGCTTCAAGCTTGGCATCGAATTCGTCGGCTGGAACGGCGCGGACCAACGCTATTTCCACCCCTTCGGCTATTTCGGCGTCGATATGTCCGGCATCGGCTTCCACCACCATTGGCTGCGCCATATCGAGCAAGCCGGGATCGAGGATCCGTGGCACTACAATATGGAAGCGCAGGCAGCCAGCGCGGGCCGCTTTGCCCGCGAAACGCGCCACGGGCCGGTCAATCACGCCTTCCACTTTGACGCAGGCCTCTATGCCCGGTTCCTCCGCGAGCGCGTGGAGGGCCGCGGCGTCACGCGGATCGAAGGTGAAATCGTCGATGTCGCGCTCGACAGCGAAAACGGCCATGTCACCAGCATCGCGCTCAAGTCCGGTGCGCGCATCGACGGAGACTTGTTCATCGATTGCTCGGGGTTCCGCGGCCTGCTGATCGAAGGCGCGCTC
This genomic stretch from Sphingomonas sp. LM7 harbors:
- a CDS encoding acyltransferase family protein, which gives rise to MGGKANISGTGRQRLLSLDVLRGLTVVGMILVNSTAAMKYGAEAQVFPLLLHASWDGLALADLVFPGFLMMVGVAIPLALGRTKQGGEPADKNAILWRAARLFLLGFIISNLYWFADSSSGTWRLFGVLQRIGMVYAACALLFLACSPKVRLAILAAILVLYWPLTLLPALDGLPNDIWVRGHNFVASFDRVLLGGGGHNYVKGPEGYDPEGLLGTLPAIAHGLIGVAIGEYLLRRSAGSARTLALAGGGMLVGGIAWGFVFPVVKDIWSSSFVLVTCGLTTLALAGLHAWLDRDRELRGATRAFVIFGTAFGINAIAAYALHEFTAMVPTWDLMLVPFRALRGPLGDPAAALVPVVLYIALIFVCVDYLRRRQWIIRI
- a CDS encoding TonB-dependent receptor, coding for MARKGSLGSFVSKKLRETACCAAISAAMVAPAWAQEAQTADSEDDIVVTGLRENLDSAQNRKRNSDTVVDSITAEDIGSFPDKSVAEALQRVPGITVVRFAGTDDTSHFSAEPSGVIVRGLPQVRSEFNGRDTFSANSSRGLSWQDISPELLTGIDTYKNQTADLIEGGIAGSINLRTRLPFDSEKDVISLGVIGNYGDIAGKITPELSGVITKRWNTGAGEFGAMLNLAYSHVKTASQGIQYDRIAIFAPGTFGTDTTYIPNGIYMRDNLYDRKRIGISGALQWRSEDGSKELTAQYTRSQYKNSWREYAIYSSGASALELYGRPTDYVFSDASLIQPLQGTAPFTFDDDGNFTSGSWSAPRPYVGEGNENLGLGVNSSGQAFFNRCYSWEGCTNPQRAPQLDTAANALKNKQYTQDFALNFKWDASERIHLNFDAQYVDSEVHNYNASVTARTYANTFVDATGKYPTLQINPAVADNINLSAGGITNPNNYYYYAITDHTEDSDGHELALRADVEYDIDSTWLSSLKLGARYADRDQTVRWGAYNWANIANTWTYTQAPYFNTDRPVYPAGNTTNFTFGSDFFNGNQIDSREFVFFNMDKLENRETLGAALGRPTIGVGDYYPVCSNAGYRAGETIEGDYGCYLPGDILKLSETTAAGYAMLKFGGREAQIGGVGVSGNVGGRLIFTVNETAGSLSYATPFTANQLLCERGTNPDTGLPTASAGCVTTPAEIAFSTGGSVANTAREDHVHFLPSFNLKLDWTDKLLSRVAYSRAISRPDVGLLRNFTTITRLSPSLTDRSNPDIVFGPDGQTIVGYNWSYRGQAGNPRLKPIEADQFDLTLEYYFARAGSFTATGFYKKFNNYIQSGTYNLGVTNNGVTRNVLVTGPMNGDGASIKGAEFAFQSFFDFLPGLLSGFGIQANYTYVSNNGIETINLTNETAGGTAGGGVSYDATAVKAKALEGISEHSYNLVGMYEKGPISARVAYNWRSKYLVTAIDCCVGLPIWQDATGYLDASIRWRLTPQFELSLQGSNLLGTDTILYQQVDNTGLLKPNAWFKNDRRIQAGIRFTM
- a CDS encoding tryptophan halogenase family protein, giving the protein MAGPFRIVIVGGGTAGWMCAAACASKLDPARYDVRQIESEEIGTVGVGEATLPQMKDFNDFLGIDEAEFMAATQATFKLGIEFVDWGQIGNRYIHPFGNFGRPIGEAEFFHYWLRARETAGPLSDYCLPIVMAWQNRFGFAASDPADPRSAFSHAYHLDASLYARYLRGWAEARGLKRIEGKITQVAQHPESGDIASVTLEAGDVVQGDLFVDCSGFRGLLIEQTLATGIEDWSHWLPCDRAMAVPCERAGALTPYTRSTAVEAGWQWRIPLQHRTGNGYVYASAFLSDDEAATLLLSRLDGAPLADPRPLRFKACKRRKAWNHNIIAMGLAGGFLEPLESTSIYLVQMAVAFLLTLLPDRRGIDPALAAEYNRVMDVEYDRIRDFLILHYHATERDDAEIWRYCRAMPIPDSLADKIERFRHRGHIREYRDGLFGPPSWQAVFIGQGVEPAAHDVIADLIPDAVLAKRMHELRAVIASAAGAMPDHTAMVTRYCPAGPAA